The Niallia circulans nucleotide sequence TACATTAACAACATTCCCGTCTAAATCGAGTACATACACCATGTCTGGGTTATTCTCGAAAAGTGATTGGTATTGCTGCTTCGTCATGCTGAGATCTTTTTCTGTATTTAGGTGCTCTGTAATATCACGGCCAATTACTACCAGTGAGTGGCGGCTGCCATCGTCGTTAAAATTGGGAACTTTTATCGTATCAATCGTTCTTATTTCCCCGTTAGGTAGGGGAATATATTCAAGACATCTGGTAACTTCTTTTGCCTTCCAAGCCTCTTTATCAGAAGTTTCGCAATACATTAGTGCATCATGATAAAAATCTGTATATTTAGCGAGCTCAGAGTCCTTTTTCCCTCTAAAATCAACCCCATCAAGCTGAAAAAGCTTCAAGCCAGCTTCATTTGCCTCAAGCCAGCGACCATTTCCATCCTTAAAGTTAACAAAATCAACCATTGAATTAATCAGTGTCTTTAGCTGCTTTTTCTCTTCTGTTACTGTCTCAAACTCTTCTTTCCTGACAATAAGTACATAAATTAGTATACTAGTAAAACAAACATATAATATTCCTTTTAATTTTTGCAGAAAAAGCATTGTCGACTGACTATCAACAAATGTAAGCAAAAAGTCTGTTCCGAAAATCCAGAGTAAACTTACTACGATATATAAATAAAGAAAGTTCTTTTTAGACATTGTATTTCTCCTTAAATCTCAATAGTGCTATTCTACTATATCTAGCATAGGAAAGAACATGGTTGAAATATCCAAATCCAAGAGAATAACTATAAAAAAGTGGCAAATTAAAAACCAGAGACAACTCTGGTTTAAAACACCCGCTCTACAAACTCCTTCTCTTCTTCCTCTGTAAATACCCCTGTCGCTTCCCCAACATTTCCGCCATGCAGCTTCCACAAATAATTATGATCGTCATCAACCAAATTAAAGTCCTTGTTCTACCATTTTTGTAAAATATACAGAAGTCCCTCTTTATTTTCAAAGTCGCTATTTTCTACAATGATATACAGCTGATTGACTCTTGCACTAGTCATTTCCACCGCGCCCCATTTTTTGCTGGAAACGACTTTTTGATGTGTCATTTTGTGCATGGTTGTAATGACTTCGTCTTCATTAAAGTCTGCGTACATTATGTCTTCGGTATTTGTTCCATTCGGGTCCTCCTCGACTAAATAATCGAGCTTTTTCCCTTCAGCTGATTCCATTGCACCATTTGTAAATTGTCCTGCCGTATATACCTTATACAGCTTAAATCCTCCGAAAATTAGTACCGTTAAAGCAACTATCCCTATTATCATTAATATTTGTTTAGGGAGCTTTTTCCTGGTTTTTTTCTTATTATCTGATTTCTCCAAGCTCTTTTTATTTTCTGCTTTTGCTTCTTGAGTCATTATATTCATCCTTTATGTATGAAAGTCAGGTATTTAGGATTACGCAATAATAATCTTTAATTCTATTATTAAAGATATTTATCATCTAAACAATTCCTTATCGTTCATCAAATTACGACAAACAAAACAAGCCTTCCGAGCACTCGGAAGGTCATGTGAGGTGTTTTAAGCACCTCCGCCTATTTTAGGCTGAATAATAGTGTGTGCTGCCCTGTATATACCATCGTATCTTAATCTTAACGGAATACTCACATTCTTGTTAAAATAGGAAACAAACGGACCTGTACATAATGCTAGAAAAAGAGTTATTATTCCTATTTCACTGTCTAGCAAAAACGCAATGGCGATACAGGTGGAATCTGTCATAATGCGGCACCAATGGTATTTTATACTCCACTTTTCAGACATAAAGACAGATAAACAGTCATATGGTGCAATTCCTAGGTCGCTGATTGTATACAAAGAAATAGCAAATGTTAAGCAAATTAAGCTTATCAGTAAAAGCAGAATGCGAATTTCAAGTAATTCATAATTGATAGGTACTGTCTTAAGAACATATAAAAAATAATCGGACATATACGCTAGCAAGATTAAGTTAATAAAGCTCCCTACGCCCATTGTTTTTTTCGCAAAGCGCAGCTGAAACAGGAGCAGAACCAGGTTTACGGCAAGCTGCATCGTTCCATATGATAAAGGAAAAATATTTGTGAATCCAAGGTTCATAGCGCTATATGGATCTGTACCAAATGCGATGAGCCTGAATATCGCAACACTGAAGCCTATTAGCGTTATACCGAGAATCATCATGATTAAGGTAATTTTATTGGGCCTCATTTTCCAGTATTTCTCCGTTTGATGCAATCACTTTTTTGTACCATTCAAACGATTTCTTTTTCTTTCTGCCAAAATCTCCTGCTCCGTCGTCATGTTTGTCGACATAGATAAACCCGTATCTTTTTTTCATTTCGCCAGTTGATGCAGACACTAAGTCGATACAGCCCCATGGCATATATCCTATTAAATTGACTCCGTCTTTAACAGCCTCCTTCATTTGTTCAATATGCGCGCCAAGATAAGCGATGCGATAGTCATCATTAATAGAGCCATCCTCCTCGACGACATCAACTGCGCCTAAGCCATTTTCGACAATCATTGTTGGCAGCTGATAACGGTCATGTATATTATTTAGTGCCCAGCGAATGCCTTCTGGATCAATAGGCCAGCCCCAATCACTGTTTTTTAAATATGGGTTCATCAAGCCGCCGCTGCCATTGCCAGATACCTTTGCTCCTTCAGGATTTTCAGCAACACAATTTGTTGTGTAATAGCTGAATGTATAGTAGTCGACAACCCCATCTTGTAAAATCTGCTCATCCTCTGGCAGCATGTTAATATCAATATTTTTTTCTGCAAAGAAGCGGTGCGCAAAGGCAGGATATTGCCCGCGCACATGAACATCTCCAGCAATGCAGTTATGAATTTGGTCTGTTCTTTGCTGTGCTCTTACATCCTCTGGCTTACATGTTAATGCATAGGCTCCAACATAGGCGATCATGCAGCCAAATTGAAAGCTTTCTGAGATAGACTTTCCTAGTTTTACCGTTTTTGCGCTGGCAACGAGCTGATTATGCATTGCTTGGTAGCGCCGTTCTTCTTCGTTTTCGACACCCTCTAAAATCATTCCGCCAGCAAAATAGCCGCCCATTGGCTGTGTGAGCAGGTTAATTTCATTAAATAAAATCCAGTATGTGACCCGATCCTGATATTCGCGTAAAATACACTCAGCATATGGCATAAAGATATCAATTAACTTGCGGTTATCCCAGCCGCCATATGTTTTTGTTAGCTGAAACGGATTTTCATAGTGAGACATTGTCACAATTGGTTCAATTCCGTACTTCTCCAGCTCATCCAGCACATTATGGTAAAATGCCAGTCCTTCTCTATTCGGCTCTGTTTCTTCACCTGTTGGAAAAATCCGTGACCAAGCGATTGAGAAGCGATAGGCTTTAAAGCCCATTTCTGCAAATAAGCGAATATCCTCTTTATAATGATGATAAAAATCGACTGCTTCATGGTTTGGATAAAATGTATCAGCCTCAAGCTCTGGAGTTATTCTTCTTGCTCTATCTTTATTGCCTCCAGTGAACATGTCTGCAATACTTGGACCTTTACCGCCAAGATTCCAGCCGCCCTCTAATTGATTGGCAGCTGTAGCGCCGCCCCATAAAAAGTTATTCGGAAATCCTTTAATAGTCATTATTATCTTCCTCTCATTCTATGATTTATTTAACCAACTAAAGCGTTATCAACCTTGCTAACATAAATGATTTCATCGAATTTCTTAATATGGTCCAATGAAGGAATCTTCACTTCATAGTCTCCAGAGTTTGTGACAATAACTGGTGTTACTAAATCAAAGCCCGCTTCTTTTATCGCTTCCTTATCAAATGAAATCAGCACATCGCCTTTTTTCACACGGTCGCCTTTTTTGACATGACCAGTAAAATATTGTCCGTTTAGATTAACTGTTTCCAAGCCAATATGAATAAGAATTTCGATACCATCATCACTTTTTAAACCAATCGCATGCTTGGAATCAAAGAAGGCTTCAATTTCTCCGTCAAAGGGAGCTACTATTTTATTTTGGTCAGGGTAAATGGCAATCCCGTCACCGATTAATTTTTTCGAAAAGGTAGAGTCTTTTACTTCTGTCAGTGGTACAAAGGTGCCGCTGACTGGACTGTCTACTGCGATTTCTTTTTCTGTTGTCTTTGTTGCTTGTGCAGTACTTGATTTCTTTTTCTTCGTTGTATCAATATCTGCTTCTTTTTCATCAAAGCCAATAAACCATGTAAGTGTAAATGACAGGATAATCGCTAAGGCGCTTGCGATAACGGCAACAATAATGTTTGTATTTCCGACACCACCCAGGAATTCACCGATAGAAATTAAACCAGGTGTTGCCATTACGTATGTTTTTAATTGGAAGAAGCCTGTGAATGCACCAACGAGTCCACCGGAAATAATACATGCGATCATTGGCTTTTTCAGTTTTACGGTTACTCCATACATTGCTGGCTCTGTGATACCGCCAAGTAATGCGGAGAATGCAGCAGAATAAGCGATTTGCTTTTGCTTTTTGACCTTAGATTTCATCCCAACCGCTAGTGATGCTCCGCCCTGTGACAGGTTACTCGCTAGCTGAGCAACTAAAATTAGTGGATCAAAGCCTAATGTAGTGATGCTTGAGAGAATGATTGGCGTAAATGCTTGGTGCATCCCTGTTAGAACGATCAGCGGCATAAAGGCTGATAATAGTACAACAGCAACAATTCCTGTAGTGTCATACACGAACATAAGAGCATCTGTGAAATAATTACTCGCGATTGCACCAATTGGACCTAACACGATAAAGGCAATTGGAGCAGAAATGAGTAAAACTAGCAATGGCGATAGGAAGTTCTTCGCAACAGTTGGAACAATGCGATCTACAAATGGTTCAATATAACTCATTGCCCAGACAATTAACAATACAGGTATAACAGAATAGGAATACGATGCGGCAGTTACTGGAATGCCGAAGAAGTGAACGCTTTCTTCACCCATCATCGTAATAAAGTCTGGATAAACTAGCACACCTATAACTGCAACAGCTAATGTTTGTGATACTTTGAAATATCTAGCTGATGATGCAGCAAGCAGGATTGGCAGGAAGAAGAATGGTGCGTCACCGATTGCTGTGAATAAACGATAGCTTTGACTTTCTTCTGGCAAAATGTCAAGCATGACAATGATTAGTTGAACAACCTTCATCATCCCTCCGGCAATTAAGGCAGGGAGAACAGGAGCCATACAGCCGGAAATCATATTAAAGAAGCGGTTAATGATGTTTTGTTTTTGTTTGTTTCCTTCTGGTCGCTTCGTTTCATTTTCATCTAAGTTAGTAATTTTCATTAGTTCCTTATAGCATTTGGCAACATCATTACCTATGATTACCTGGTACAAACCGCCAGACTTCATGATGCCAAGAACACCGTCAATGTCCTCCACTTTTTTATCCTCGATAAACGATTCATCCTTTAATGTAAATCTTAATCTCGTATAGCAATGCACAACAGATACTATGTTTTCTTCTCCGCCAATTTCTTTTAATATATCTTTGGCTGTTTTTGCGTAATCCATAGGTTTTCCTCCTTTTTTGTATGAAAAAAAACCTAAGCACAGCACTAAAAAATAATTTTTTAGTGAATGCTTAGGTTTTGCCTTTAAGGTAACAATCCTAACAACTTTCTTTCACAATTCGTTCTATATGAATAATTAAATAAAATTTCTCATCGATGGTTAGCTTATGATCATAATGCTCTAACAACATTTTTTCAATTTTGTGGGCACATTTTTCAGCTTCAGGAAATCTGTCGGCAATAATGCTTAACAGCTCCTTATCCTCAACTAAGCTTGGCTTTTGGGTTAATATCCGATAGCTGAAGAATTTCAAATGGGTAATAAAACGGCCATAGCTAATACTGTCCTCATCATAGCTGATTTTAAAATGGTATTTGACGATATTTAAAATATCGTTAATAACAATCGTAATACTCGCTACGTCATTGACGTTATTATCGAGCTCAGCATTCACGAAATGCATTGCTATGAATGCAGCTTCATCGTCAAGTAAATCCAACTGAAACACTTGTCTGATTTTATCAACAGCTTTTTCTCCGACTTTAAATTCTTCTTTATATAATCGTTTAATATCCCAGTATAAGTCATTTTTAAGCTTAATTTGCTGGCGATAGCGCTCACATGTACTGTAAATATGATCTGTGAGAGTTACATAGATAGTATCGTTTATTTCTTTTCCAATTGTTCGTTTGGCATAATCAATGATCTTCTCGCTGATATCCATATACTCAATTGGAATCTGTGATACAACCTCCTGGAACTTCTTCTTCACCGTTGAGTTATTTAAGGTATAAACTTTAATGTCTGATGCTGTTTCAATTTCATCGCCTTTAATCTTTTGAAAGGCGATCCCTTTGCCTGTAACAATAATATCGTTCAGTTCAGCATCTTTACATATAACAACATTATTGTTGAGTACCTTATGTATCAACAAAACGGCGACCTCCCATATTTATTTTGCTTGAAACGTATGATGGGTTTTGCCTAATAAACTATAAATATAGTATTAGTAACAATGCCACTTATTGCTAAAAT carries:
- a CDS encoding YczE/YyaS/YitT family protein — translated: MRPNKITLIMMILGITLIGFSVAIFRLIAFGTDPYSAMNLGFTNIFPLSYGTMQLAVNLVLLLFQLRFAKKTMGVGSFINLILLAYMSDYFLYVLKTVPINYELLEIRILLLLISLICLTFAISLYTISDLGIAPYDCLSVFMSEKWSIKYHWCRIMTDSTCIAIAFLLDSEIGIITLFLALCTGPFVSYFNKNVSIPLRLRYDGIYRAAHTIIQPKIGGGA
- a CDS encoding glycoside hydrolase family 1 protein, translating into MTIKGFPNNFLWGGATAANQLEGGWNLGGKGPSIADMFTGGNKDRARRITPELEADTFYPNHEAVDFYHHYKEDIRLFAEMGFKAYRFSIAWSRIFPTGEETEPNREGLAFYHNVLDELEKYGIEPIVTMSHYENPFQLTKTYGGWDNRKLIDIFMPYAECILREYQDRVTYWILFNEINLLTQPMGGYFAGGMILEGVENEEERRYQAMHNQLVASAKTVKLGKSISESFQFGCMIAYVGAYALTCKPEDVRAQQRTDQIHNCIAGDVHVRGQYPAFAHRFFAEKNIDINMLPEDEQILQDGVVDYYTFSYYTTNCVAENPEGAKVSGNGSGGLMNPYLKNSDWGWPIDPEGIRWALNNIHDRYQLPTMIVENGLGAVDVVEEDGSINDDYRIAYLGAHIEQMKEAVKDGVNLIGYMPWGCIDLVSASTGEMKKRYGFIYVDKHDDGAGDFGRKKKKSFEWYKKVIASNGEILENEAQ
- a CDS encoding beta-glucoside-specific PTS transporter subunit IIABC, whose amino-acid sequence is MDYAKTAKDILKEIGGEENIVSVVHCYTRLRFTLKDESFIEDKKVEDIDGVLGIMKSGGLYQVIIGNDVAKCYKELMKITNLDENETKRPEGNKQKQNIINRFFNMISGCMAPVLPALIAGGMMKVVQLIIVMLDILPEESQSYRLFTAIGDAPFFFLPILLAASSARYFKVSQTLAVAVIGVLVYPDFITMMGEESVHFFGIPVTAASYSYSVIPVLLIVWAMSYIEPFVDRIVPTVAKNFLSPLLVLLISAPIAFIVLGPIGAIASNYFTDALMFVYDTTGIVAVVLLSAFMPLIVLTGMHQAFTPIILSSITTLGFDPLILVAQLASNLSQGGASLAVGMKSKVKKQKQIAYSAAFSALLGGITEPAMYGVTVKLKKPMIACIISGGLVGAFTGFFQLKTYVMATPGLISIGEFLGGVGNTNIIVAVIASALAIILSFTLTWFIGFDEKEADIDTTKKKKSSTAQATKTTEKEIAVDSPVSGTFVPLTEVKDSTFSKKLIGDGIAIYPDQNKIVAPFDGEIEAFFDSKHAIGLKSDDGIEILIHIGLETVNLNGQYFTGHVKKGDRVKKGDVLISFDKEAIKEAGFDLVTPVIVTNSGDYEVKIPSLDHIKKFDEIIYVSKVDNALVG
- the licT gene encoding BglG family transcription antiterminator LicT, with the translated sequence MLIHKVLNNNVVICKDAELNDIIVTGKGIAFQKIKGDEIETASDIKVYTLNNSTVKKKFQEVVSQIPIEYMDISEKIIDYAKRTIGKEINDTIYVTLTDHIYSTCERYRQQIKLKNDLYWDIKRLYKEEFKVGEKAVDKIRQVFQLDLLDDEAAFIAMHFVNAELDNNVNDVASITIVINDILNIVKYHFKISYDEDSISYGRFITHLKFFSYRILTQKPSLVEDKELLSIIADRFPEAEKCAHKIEKMLLEHYDHKLTIDEKFYLIIHIERIVKESC